Below is a window of Anaerobacillus alkaliphilus DNA.
GCAAGAACAAACATTAACATTGCAGATAATACTAACAATAAGTATTTTTTCAAGATAATGACCTCACTTTGTTTTTTTTGATTTGTTTTTTCACATGAATAATAGCATCACAGATTTCGACAAGTATGGATAAATTTACAATTTCTTTACAAACCTTAAATCTATGTATTCGATTGGTTTTTCTCTATGAAACTTTACCAACTATGTCGAAACAAGTCTACCAAACTCACAATTACTACTATACAACAAGTGTTTTCTACTTGTCTTTAAAAACTTTCTCAAAATGAAAAAGTTCTAATTGTAGCAATATTTAGAATTGAATATTTTTCCAGGTATCTTTTACAATTTACAAAATAAATGTGGGACCTTCAATCTTTGAACCCACACTTAATTCATTTATTATGCTAAGTAACTTCTAATTTCTGCACTTAATCCTGGGCGAGAAAATAATGTAGTAGAAGTGTTTGTCATATCTATTTCATGACCTTCTAATGTAGTGGCTTCTCCCCCTAGCTCTCTTAAGATGACAATTCCTGCCCCTATGTCCCATGGAGATAAGCGGAAGTCTATATAAGCATCTAGCCTGCCAACAGCAATCCAGGCAATTTCTAAAGCAGCAGAACCAATGTAACGTATCCCACGTGCATTTTCTACAATTGGAAATAACTTTTTCTCTTCAATTTTTTCATTAGGAATTGTCCAAAGACTATTCACACTAATTAACGCCTCTTGAAGTTTACAAGCTTTTAGAGACTCAATTCTTTCATCATTTAGATAAGCTCCATGACCTTTTAATGCTGAAAAAAGCTCATCCTTAATTGGATCATAAATAATTCCTATCACTGGTTGTCCTTTATCATAAAACGCAACAGAAATGGCAAAATTCATTTTTTGATTTACAAAGTTTGTTGTTCCATCAATAGGGTCAATTACCCAAACTTCCGACTCTGCAAATACATAATCTTGACTTGCAACAGTTCCCTCTTCCCCTAATATCATGTGACTCGGATATATCTCATTAATTTTTTGAGCGAAGAGCTGCTCTATTTCACGGTCTTTTTTTGTAACAAGATCAGATGCCGAGGTTTTAAATTCTACTTCAATTGCTTGTTTTAAGCTTTCTCGTAAGTTTTCACCTGCTTCTTTTGTCCAGTTCTTAGCATTTTCAAATATCATTTCATAATTCAACATTTATCACCTCAATAATAATCTTTCCTTTTAAAAATTGGTATTCCATTCCAGAAAAAATAGAAAAAGCTAGCAAGACTCCTCGCTAACTTTCAATACTACCTATCATACTACACTTTTTATTTTTCGACAAATTAAGCTCTCATCCCAAAGAACTTTTTCATTTTTGAAAGCATTCCTTTGTCCTGATCTAAGGACATAAGTGGAACGGATTCTCCTAATATACGTCTAGCTATGTTTCGATAAGCAATAGACGCTCGACTCGTTGGTTGAAAAGCAATCGGTTCACCTTTGTTCGATGCTTTAATAACATCATCGTCATCAGCTACAATCCCTATAAGCTCAATTGCTAAAATTGAAACAATCTCATCTACATCTAACATGTCACCATTTTTCATCATATGACTGCGAATTCGGTTCACTACTAGTTTTGGTGGATCTATATTTTCTTCTTGCTCTAGTAGGCCAATAATTCGATCAGCATCACGAACAGCAGAGGTTTCTGGTGTAGTAACTACAATCGCTTTATCAGCTCCAGCAACAGCATTTTTAAAGCCTTGTTCAATCCCTGCTGGGCAATCGATGATAACATAGTCGTAGTCCTCTTTTAATTCCTTTACAATCATTTTCATTTGCTCTGGATTTACTGCTAATTTATCTTTTGTTTGTGCTGCTGGCAAGAGCATTAAACACTCAAAGCGCTTGTCCTTAATAAGAGCTTGATGCAGTTTGCAACGCTCTTCTACAACATCAACAATATCATAAATAATTCGGTTTTCTAATCCCATAACCACATCAAGATTACGAAGACCAATGTCAGTATCAACTAAACAGACTCTCTTCCCCGAAAGCGCAAGGGCAGTACCAATATTTGCAGATGTAGTTGTTTTTCCAACTCCGCCTTTCCCAGAAGTAATTACAATCGCCTCTCCCATGCGAAACTCCCCTTTCTAAATTCAATGTAGAATTTAGAATGTAGAGTGTAGAATTGTTGTAAGTTTTGCTTAGAGCATAACTTTTACCCATTCTACATTTTACATTTTTCATTCTACATTTCTACGTTGTTATGTTTGTAATCCCGGGACGTATCTTCCCTAGGTGTTGTATTTTTTCAATAGCTATTTGATGATCTGAACCTACATAGGCGAATTCCATCTCGTGGGTGTCGTCATCTTTTGTATCCGGAGCACGGCTAACAATATCTGCAATCCGTAATTGTGAAGGCTCCATTTTTGAAGCTGAGATGATCGCTTCTTTATCTCCATCAATACCTGCATGGGCAATTCCACGTAAGACACCTAGAATATATATGTTCCCGGTAGCCAGTACCGTTCCACCAGGGTTCACATCACCTATAAGTAATATATTTCCAGTAAACGTCAATACTTGTCCCGAGCGAACCACTTTTACGAGTGTCGTCGTTTGTGCTTCTTTTCGGATAAGTTCTGCCTCTTCTTTTGTCATTACATTTGATTCAATTTGGGTAATAACAAAACTTTTTTGTCCACTAATAACCGCTGTTAACTTTTGTTTGTGTTCATCTGATAAATACCGATGACCTACTGAAACCTTAACATTTACTGCAGGTCCTTCTGATATTTGTGGGTAATTTGAGGAAAGCTTTTCTTCGAGCTCACTAACTAGTTCAGAAAACGAACATTCGTCGTCTAAAATTAAGATTAGGCCTTCTTTGGTTCCTCTTATCGTTACGTAGTTTGTTTTTACCATGGTCCAAAGTTCACCTCAACTTTGTTTTATTCAACGTTGCCACCTGAAATCCCTTTTTCTTTTATGGATTTTTTCTTCAATATCGTCTTTATTTTGTAAGAAAATTAATAACTTTCGTAATGGAAAGGAAAAAATTATTAAAAAGACAGTATTTACGATCAGACTTGGCATCAAACGCTCATAAAAAAATAGATTATGAAGAATTGTTGTAATACCAATCATAGAGTATATTCCATATACTAGGTAATCTAAAAGGATCGTCCCAAAAACAGCTGTAATGATTAATAGAAACAGATTTTTTTGGAAAACTTTAAAAGAAAAACCGAGTAAATATGTAATGAAAGCCATACTAAACATATAAACACCTAATACATGCGTGTATATGACATCTTGAAGCAAACCCAGGACCAAAGCATATACGGTACCTGTCGTTCTCCCAAAAAATATAGCAACAATAATGACTACTACAAAAGCAAAACGAGGAATGATAATATAGTCTGACCCAAATCTTTCAGGGGTTATAATTTGCATAATCGTTCCTTCAATGATAAACAGAAGAAAAATAATAAAAGGAAGAAGAAAACGTTGCATTAGTCTTCCTCCTCTTCTACTAAAATTCTTTCATCTATAGCTGGTGCATTTCGTTTAATGATCATAACATAATCTAAATTATGGAAACTTGCTGACGGTTCAACAAAAGCATTTTTCGTTAACCCATACTCGTCAGCTTCAACCCGAACAACTTTCCCCACTAATAATCCACGCGGGAATATCCCGCCTAATCCAGATGTTACAACTGTTTGACCTTCTTCAATTTCTGCATCTGCTTCAATCTTTCGAAGCATCAATGCACCAGTTTGCTCATCGAATCCTTCAATAAATCCAAAAACTT
It encodes the following:
- a CDS encoding inositol monophosphatase family protein, which encodes MLNYEMIFENAKNWTKEAGENLRESLKQAIEVEFKTSASDLVTKKDREIEQLFAQKINEIYPSHMILGEEGTVASQDYVFAESEVWVIDPIDGTTNFVNQKMNFAISVAFYDKGQPVIGIIYDPIKDELFSALKGHGAYLNDERIESLKACKLQEALISVNSLWTIPNEKIEEKKLFPIVENARGIRYIGSAALEIAWIAVGRLDAYIDFRLSPWDIGAGIVILRELGGEATTLEGHEIDMTNTSTTLFSRPGLSAEIRSYLA
- the minD gene encoding septum site-determining protein MinD, giving the protein MGEAIVITSGKGGVGKTTTSANIGTALALSGKRVCLVDTDIGLRNLDVVMGLENRIIYDIVDVVEERCKLHQALIKDKRFECLMLLPAAQTKDKLAVNPEQMKMIVKELKEDYDYVIIDCPAGIEQGFKNAVAGADKAIVVTTPETSAVRDADRIIGLLEQEENIDPPKLVVNRIRSHMMKNGDMLDVDEIVSILAIELIGIVADDDDVIKASNKGEPIAFQPTSRASIAYRNIARRILGESVPLMSLDQDKGMLSKMKKFFGMRA
- the minC gene encoding septum site-determining protein MinC, with the protein product MVKTNYVTIRGTKEGLILILDDECSFSELVSELEEKLSSNYPQISEGPAVNVKVSVGHRYLSDEHKQKLTAVISGQKSFVITQIESNVMTKEEAELIRKEAQTTTLVKVVRSGQVLTFTGNILLIGDVNPGGTVLATGNIYILGVLRGIAHAGIDGDKEAIISASKMEPSQLRIADIVSRAPDTKDDDTHEMEFAYVGSDHQIAIEKIQHLGKIRPGITNITT
- the mreD gene encoding rod shape-determining protein MreD, with the translated sequence MQRFLLPFIIFLLFIIEGTIMQIITPERFGSDYIIIPRFAFVVVIIVAIFFGRTTGTVYALVLGLLQDVIYTHVLGVYMFSMAFITYLLGFSFKVFQKNLFLLIITAVFGTILLDYLVYGIYSMIGITTILHNLFFYERLMPSLIVNTVFLIIFSFPLRKLLIFLQNKDDIEEKIHKRKRDFRWQR